The Ahaetulla prasina isolate Xishuangbanna chromosome 3, ASM2864084v1, whole genome shotgun sequence genome window below encodes:
- the MC3R gene encoding melanocortin receptor 3: MNTTAPGVLRFQPILFNATEEVNHSFFGSRRGHEFCEQVFIKAEVFLILGIISLFENVLVILAVIKNGNLHSPMYFFLCSLAVADILMGMSNALETLMIAILSGGYLTIDDHFIQNMDNVFDSMICISLIASICNLLIIAIDRYITILYALRYHSIMTVRKALTLIGVIWTACVFCGIMFIAYYESKTVIVCLITMFFTMLFFMALLYIHMFLFARLHVKRIAALPVDGVPHHQRTCMKGAVTITILLGVFIICWAPFFLHLILIISCPTNPHCLCYASYFNTYLVLIMCNSVIDPLIYAFRSLEMRKTFKEMACGCYSISTGQCML; encoded by the coding sequence ATGAACACCACAGCACCCGGGGTTCTGAGGTTTCAGCCCATCTTGTTTAATGCCACTGAAGAAGTCAACCATTCATTTTTTGGCAGCAGAAGAGGTCATGAATTCTGTGAGCAAGTCTTCATCAAAGCCGAGGTGTTTTTGATCCTTggaattatcagcctttttgagaaCGTCCTGGTCATCCTTGCAGTGATCAAGAATGGCAACCTGCATTCCCCCATGTACTTCTTTCTCTGTAGCCTGGCTGTGGCAGACATACTAATGGGGATGTCCAATGCCTTGGAAACCCTCATGATTGCCATCCTGAGCGGGGGCTACTTAACCATCGATGACCACTTCATCCAGAACATGGACAACGTTTTCGACTCCATGATCTGTATCTCTTTGATTGCCTCCATCTGCAACCTTTTGATCATAGCAATTGACAGGTACATCACCATCCTCTATGCGCTCCGGTACCACAGCATCATGACTGTGAGGAAAGCTCTGACGCTCATTGGGGTCATCTGGACCGCTTGCGTCTTTTGTGGCATCATGTTCATTGCCTACTATGAGAGCAAAACGGTCATTGTCTGCCTCATCACCATGTTCTTCACCATGCTCTTCTTCATGGCCTTGCTTTATATCCATATGTTCCTGTTTGCACGCTTACATGTCAAGCGCATTGCTGCCCTCCCGGTGGATGGGGTCCCCCACCACCAACGCACCTGCATGAAAGGGGCTGTCACGATTACTATTCTGCTGGGTGTCTTCATCATTTGCTGGGCACCCTTTTTCCTCCATCTTATCCTCATCATTTCTTGCCCCACCAACCCACACTGCCTCTGCTATGCTTCTTACTTCAACACCTACCTGGTGCTTATCATGTGCAATTCAGTCATTGATCCTCTTATATATGCTTTCCGGAGTCTGGAGATGAGAAAGACCTTCAAGGAAATGGCTTGTGGCTGTTACAGCATAAGCACGGGGCAATGCATGCTCTGA